The Chiroxiphia lanceolata isolate bChiLan1 chromosome 12, bChiLan1.pri, whole genome shotgun sequence genome window below encodes:
- the CHD2 gene encoding chromodomain-helicase-DNA-binding protein 2 isoform X1, with protein MMRNKDKSQGEEGSVHSNASSHSASEEASGSDSASQSESEQGSESNSSSESSESQSESESESTGSKSQQTPPETKEKPASKKERIADVKKMWEEYPDVYGVRRSNRSRQEPSRFNIKDEASSESENESPKRRRQKQLKRKIKWKREVSAGEEDEDGGEQGTSGESEPEPKKIKARRPVQRRTVAKTGVKKPHKVQRGKRKKPDSSEDDDDDEDDETPKRQTRRRAAKNVSYKEDDDFETDSDDLIEMTGEGADEQQDNSETIEKVLDIRLGKKGAIGASTTVYATEANGNPSADFDPEKDEGEVQYLIKWKGWSYIHSTWESEESLQQQKVKGLKKLENFKKKEEEIKQWLGKVSPEDVEYFNCQQELASELNKQYQIVERVIAVKTSKSATGHSDFPANSRKTSSNDPEYLCKWMGLPYAECSWEDEALISKKFQHCIDSFNSRNNSKTIPTRDCKVLKQRPRFVALKKQPSYIGGENLELRDYQLEGLNWLAHSWCKNNSVILADEMGLGKTIQTISFLSYLFHQHQLYGPFLVVVPLSTLTSWQREFEVWAPEINVVVYIGDLMSRNMIREYEWIHSQSKRLKFNALITTYEILLKDKTVLGSINWAFLGVDEAHRLKNDDSLLYKTLIDFKSNHRLLITGTPLQNSLKELWSLLHFIMPEKFEFWEDFEEDHGKGRENGYQSLHKVLEPFLLRRVKKDVEKSLPAKVEQILRVEMSALQKQYYKWILTRNYKALSKGTRGSTSGFLNIVMELKKCCNHCYLIKPPEENERENGLETLQSLVRSSGKLILLDKLLTRLRERGNRVLIFSQMVRMLDILAEYLTIKHYPFQRLDGSIKGEIRKQALDHFNADGSEDFCFLLSTRAGGLGINLASADTVVIFDSDWNPQNDLQAQARAHRIGQKKQVNIYRLVTKGTVEEEIIERAKKKMVLDHLVIQRMDTTGRTVLDNNSGRSNSNPFNKEELTAILKFGAEDLFKELEGEESEPQEMDIDEILRLAETRENEVSTSATDELLSQFKVANFATMEEEETELDERSQKDWDDIIPEEQRKKVEEEERQKELEEIYMLPRIRSSTKKAQTNDSESDAETKRRLQRSSGSESETDDTDDEKRPKRRGRPRSVRKDTVEGFTDAEIRRFIKAYKKFGLPLERLECIARDAELVDKSVADLKRLGELIHNSCVSAMQEYEEQLKENPGEGKGPGKRRGPTIKISGVQVNVKSIIQHEEEFEMLHKSIPADPEERKKYRLTCRVKAAHFDVDWGVEEDSRLLVGIYEHGYGNWELIKTDPELKLSDKILPVETDKKPQGKQLQTRVDYLLKLLKKDLDKKENMKDGEEGKLKKRKPRVKKENKAPKVKDEHGNELSSPRHSDNQSEEGEVKEDGLDKSPVKKKQKKKENKENKEKQTSSKKEKESDKEKKKTKDKKEKPKGGEAKSGSKGKRSQGPVHITAGSEPIPIGEDEDDDLDQETFSICKERMRPVKKALKQLDKPDKGLTVQEQLEHTRNCLLKIGDRISECLKAYTDQDHIKLWRRNLWIFVSKFTEFDARKLHKLYKMAHKKRSQEEEEQKKKEDTSSMKKPFRPEPSGSSRDSVMSQSHVPHNPHSQKIHMPPSHTQQQMHGHPRDNYGHPNKRHFSNTDRGDWQRDRKFNYGGNSNQMWGGERHHQYEQHWYKDHHYGDRRSRGDPHRSSGNYRPNNLSRKRPYEQYNSDRDHRGHRDYYDRHHHESKRRRSDDFRPQNYHQQDFRRMSDHRPPMGYHGQGPSDHYRSFHTDKLGDYKQPLPPSHPAVSDPRSPPSQKSPHDSKSPLDHRSPLDRSLEQKNNPDYNWNIRKA; from the exons ATGTGGGAAGAATATCCTGATGTTTATGGGGTTAGGAGGTCAAACCGAAGCAGACAAGAACCGTCACGATTTAATATAAAAGATGag GCAAGTAGCGAATCTGAAAATGAGAGCCCAAAAAGAAGACGTCAGAAGCAGTTGAAAAGAAA aattaaatggaaaagagaggtctctgctggagaggaggatgaagatggAGGGGAGCAAGGCACTAGTGGAGAGAGTGAGCCTGAACCgaagaaaattaaagcaagAAGACCTGTCCAAAGGAG AACAGTGGCCAAAACTGGTGTTAAAAAGCCCCACAAAGTCCAGcgtgggaagagaaagaaaccaGACTCATCTGAAGATGACGATGACGACGAAGACGATGAGACCCCCAAGAGACAAACTCGACGAAGAGCAGCCAAAAATGTCAG TTACAAAGAAGATGATGATTTTGAGACAGATTCTGATGACCTGATAGAGATGACTGGGGAAGGAGCTGATGAACAGCAAGACAACAGTGAAACTATTGAGAAAGTCTTGGACATCAggcttggaaaaaaaggag CCATTGGTGCTTCCACCACCGTTTATGCGACCGAAGCCAACGGCAACCCCAGCGCGGACTTCGATCCTGAAAAGGATGAGGGGGAAGTTCAGTACCTGATCAAATGGAAAGGCTGGTCATACATCCACAGCACCTGGGAGAGCGAAGAGTccttgcagcagcagaaagtgAAGGGCCTgaaaaagctagaaaacttcaagaaaaaagaggaggagatcAAGCAATG GCTGGGCAAAGTATCACCTGAAGATGTGGAATATTTCAACTGCCAACAAGAGCTGGCTTCAGAGCTGAACAAACAGTATCAAATAGTGGAGAGAGTAATTG CTGTGAAGACCAGCAAGTCTGCCACGGGACATTCGGATTTCCCAG CAAACAGTCGCAAAACATCCTCAAATGACCCCGAATACCTGTGTAAGTGGATGGGGCTTCCCTATGCTGAGTGCAGCTGGGAAGATGAGGCTCTGATAAGCAAAAAATTTCAGCACTGCATCGACAGCTTCAACAGTCGGAACAACTCCAAAACAATTCCCACCCGGGACTGCAAG GTGTTGAAGCAGAGACCGAGGTTTGTTGCCTTGAAGAAGCAGCCGTCGTACATCGGCGGTGAGAACCTGGAGCTGCGGGATTACCAGCTGGAGGGCCTCAACTGGCTCGCTCACTCCTGGTGCAA gaACAACAGCGTGATCCTGGCTGACGAAATGGGACTGGGCAAGACGATTCAGACAATATCATTCCTGTCATACCTGTTCCATCAGCACCAGCTCTATGGCCCTTTCCTGGTGGTCGTGCCCTTGTCCACTCTCACCTCGTGGCAGAGGGAGTTTGAAGTGTGGGCGCCCGAGATAAACGTGGTGGTTTACATTGGAGACCTCATGAGCAGGAACATG ATACGTGAATATGAGTGGATTCATTCTCAGTCTAAAAGATTGAAATTTAATGCACTTATCACAACATATGAGATCCTCCTCAAGGATAAG ACTGTTTTGGGAAGTATTAACTGGGCCTTTCTAGGCGTGGATGAAGCCCATCGGTTGAAAAATGATGACTCTTTGCTGTACAAAACATTGATTGATTTCAAGTCCAACCACAGGCTGCTGATCACCGGCACCCCGCTTCAAAATTCACTCAAGGAGCTCTGGTCTCTGCTGCATTTCATCATGCCAGAGAA GTTTGAGTTCTGGGAGGATTTTGAAGAGGATCATGGGAAAGGTAGAGAGAACGGCTACCAAAGCCTTCACAAAGTCCTGGAGCCTTTTCTCCTACGAAGAGTGAAGAAGGATGTGGAGAAATCTTTGCCAGCCAAAGTGGAACAGATCCTCCGGGTGGAAATGTCTGCTCTGCAGAAACAGTATTACAA GTGGATTTTGACAAGAAACTACAAAGCTCTTTCAAAGGGAACAAGGGGAAGCACATCTGGTTTCCTGAACATTGTGATGGAATTGAAAAAGTGCTGCAACCATTGCTACCTTATCAAACCTCCTGAGGAAAACGAGAGAGAGAATGGCCTTGAGACCCTGCAG TCTCTGGTCAGGAGCAGTGGAAAGCTAATTCTCTTGGACAAGCTGCTGACCAGGCTGCGGGAGAGAGGCAACAGAGTGCTGATCTTCTCCCAGATGGTGAGGATGCTGGACATCCTGGCAGAGTACCTGACTATCAAACACTACCCTTTTCAG CGCTTGGACGGCTCGATCAAGGGGGAGATCCGAAAGCAGGCGCTGGATCACTTCAACGCCGACGGCTCCGAG gaCTTCTGTTTCTTGTTGTCAACACGAGCTGGAGGGCTTGGGATTAATTTGGCCTCTGCTGATACTGTTGTTATCTTTGACTCGGACTGGAACCCCCAAAATGATCTTCAGGCTCAGGCCCGAGCTCACCGGATTGGACAAAAGAAGCAG GTGAATATTTACCGCCTGGTCACAAAGGGGACAGTGGAGGAGGAGATCATTGAGAGAGCCAAGAAGAAAATGGTGCTGGATCATTTGGTTATCCAGCGTATGGACACCACTGGCCGGACTGTTCTGGACAACAACTCTGGGAGATCCAA CTCAAATCCTTTCAACAAAGAGGAGCTGACAGCTATTCTGAAGTTTGGAGCAGAAGATCTCTTCAAGGAGCTTGAAGGGGAAGAGTCAGAGCCTCAG GAGATGGACATCGATGAGATTCTGCGTCTGGCTGAAACACGGGAGAATGAAGTGTCCACCAGTGCCACTGACGAGCTCCTCTCCCAGTTCAAG GTCGCCAACTTTGCAACCatggaggaggaagagacagAGCTGGATGAGCGGTCCCAGAAGGACTGGGATGATATCATTCcagaggaacagaggaaaaaggtggaggaggaagaaaggcagaaagagttGGAGGAAATCTACATGCTGCCTCGAATCCGGAGCTCAACTAAAAAG GCTCAGACAAATGACAGTGAATCAGATGCAGAAACTAAGAGAAGGCTGCAGAGATCATCTGGATCAGAAAGCGAGACTGACGACACCGATGACGAGAAGAGACCAAAGCGCAGGGGACGTCCTCGGAGTGTTAGAAAAGACACTGTGGAAGGATTTACTGATGCTGAAATCAGGAG gtttATCAAGGCTTACAAGAAGTTTGGATTGCCTCTTGAAAG gtTGGAGTGTATTGCCCGAGATGCTGAGCTGGTGGATAAATCTGTGGCTGATCTGAAACGTTTAGGGGAGCTCATCCACAACAGCTGTGTGTCAGCAATGCAAGAAtacgaggagcagctgaaagaaaatcCAGGGGAAG GGAAAGGACCTGGAAAAAGACGAGGTCCTACTATCAAGATTTCTGGTGTCCAAGTCAACGTGAAATCCATCATCCAGCACGAAGAGGAGTTTGAAATGCTGCATAAATCCATTCCTGCAGAtccagaggaaaggaagaa GTACCGCCTGACGTGCCGTGTCAAAGCTGCTCATTTTGATGTAGACTGGGGAGTGGAGGAGGATTCTCGCTTGTTAGTGGGAATTTACGAGCATGGTTATGGAAACTGGGAGCTAATTAAAACAGATCCGGAATTGAAGTTATCTGATAAG ATCCTACCTGTTGAGACAGATAAGAAACCTCAGGGAAAACAGCTCCAGACCCGCGTTGATTATCTACTGAAACTGCTGAAGAAAGACCtggacaagaaagaaaacatgaaagatgGGGAAGAG GGCAAGCTAAAGAAGAGGAAACCACgagtaaagaaagagaacaaggcTCCCAAAGTCAAAGATGAGCATGGGAATGAACTCTCCTCTCCTCGGCACTCGGACAACCAGTCAGAAGAAGGTGAAGTCAAG GAGGATGGCTTGGACAAGAGCCCggtgaaaaagaaacagaagaagaaagagaacaaagagaacaaggaaaagcagacatcctctaagaaagaaaaggaaagtgataaagagaaaaagaaaacaaaagacaagaaagagaaG CCTAAAGGTGGAGAGGCCAAATCTGGGAGCAAAGGGAAGAGATCACAAGGTCCTGTCCACATTACTGCAGGGAGTGAACCGATCCCCATTGGCGAAGATGAGGATGATGATCTGGACCAAGAAACATTCAGCATA TGCAAGGAAAGGATGAGACCAGTCAAAAAAGCACTGAAGCAGCTTGATAAGCCTGATAAAGGACTGACAGTTCAAGAACAGCTGGAGCACACACGCAACTGCCTCCTAAAAATTGGTGATCGCATCTCTGAGTGCCTTAAAGCCTACACTGACCAGGATCACATCAAGCTATGGAGAAG GAACCTATGGATATTTGTGTCAAAATTCACAGAATTCGATGCCAGAAAACTACACAAACTCTACAAGATGGCTCATAAGAAAAGATCACAGGAAGAAGAG gagcagaaaaagaaggaggacACGTCCAGCATGAAGAAGCCGTTCCGCCCAGAGCCTTCAGGCTCCAGCCGCGATTCCGTGATGTCCCAGTCTCACGTGCCTCACAATCCTCATTCCCAGAAGATCCATATGCCCCCTTCCCACACCCAGCAGCAGATGCACGGGCACCCACGTGACAACTATGGCCACCCAAACAAGAGACACTTCAGCAACACAG ATCGGGGAGACTGGCAGAGGGATCGAAAGTTCAACTATGGTGGCAACAGCAACCAGatgtggggtggggagaggcaCCACCAGTACGAGCAGCACTGGTACAAGGACCACCACTACGGGGACCGGCGGTCGCGAGGGGATCCCCACCGGAGCTCCGGGAACTACAGACCAAACAACCTCTCCCGCAAGAGGCCGTACGAGCAGTACAACAGCGACCGAGACCACAGGGGCCACCGAGACTATTATGACAG GCACCACCACGAGTCCAAGCGTCGACGATCCGATGACTTCAGGCCTCAGAACTACCACCAGCAGGATTTCCGACGGATGTCTGATCACAGGCCGCCCATGGGATACCATGGCCAAGGACCTTCGGACCACTACAGGTCCTTCCACACAGACAAACTGGGAGATTACAAACAGCCCCTCCCTCCATCTCACCCTGCAGTGTCGGACCCTCGCTCTCCCCCCTCTCAGAAATCCCCCCATGATTCCAAGTCACCTCTCGATCACAGGTCACCTCTGGATAGGTCATTGGAACAGAAAAACAATCCAGATTATAACTGGAACATTCGGAAAGCATAA
- the CHD2 gene encoding chromodomain-helicase-DNA-binding protein 2 isoform X2, translating into MSSAKARLACTVPATSHPPQTSAAHPTALLGAQASSESENESPKRRRQKQLKRKIKWKREVSAGEEDEDGGEQGTSGESEPEPKKIKARRPVQRRTVAKTGVKKPHKVQRGKRKKPDSSEDDDDDEDDETPKRQTRRRAAKNVSYKEDDDFETDSDDLIEMTGEGADEQQDNSETIEKVLDIRLGKKGAIGASTTVYATEANGNPSADFDPEKDEGEVQYLIKWKGWSYIHSTWESEESLQQQKVKGLKKLENFKKKEEEIKQWLGKVSPEDVEYFNCQQELASELNKQYQIVERVIAVKTSKSATGHSDFPANSRKTSSNDPEYLCKWMGLPYAECSWEDEALISKKFQHCIDSFNSRNNSKTIPTRDCKVLKQRPRFVALKKQPSYIGGENLELRDYQLEGLNWLAHSWCKNNSVILADEMGLGKTIQTISFLSYLFHQHQLYGPFLVVVPLSTLTSWQREFEVWAPEINVVVYIGDLMSRNMIREYEWIHSQSKRLKFNALITTYEILLKDKTVLGSINWAFLGVDEAHRLKNDDSLLYKTLIDFKSNHRLLITGTPLQNSLKELWSLLHFIMPEKFEFWEDFEEDHGKGRENGYQSLHKVLEPFLLRRVKKDVEKSLPAKVEQILRVEMSALQKQYYKWILTRNYKALSKGTRGSTSGFLNIVMELKKCCNHCYLIKPPEENERENGLETLQSLVRSSGKLILLDKLLTRLRERGNRVLIFSQMVRMLDILAEYLTIKHYPFQRLDGSIKGEIRKQALDHFNADGSEDFCFLLSTRAGGLGINLASADTVVIFDSDWNPQNDLQAQARAHRIGQKKQVNIYRLVTKGTVEEEIIERAKKKMVLDHLVIQRMDTTGRTVLDNNSGRSNSNPFNKEELTAILKFGAEDLFKELEGEESEPQEMDIDEILRLAETRENEVSTSATDELLSQFKVANFATMEEEETELDERSQKDWDDIIPEEQRKKVEEEERQKELEEIYMLPRIRSSTKKAQTNDSESDAETKRRLQRSSGSESETDDTDDEKRPKRRGRPRSVRKDTVEGFTDAEIRRFIKAYKKFGLPLERLECIARDAELVDKSVADLKRLGELIHNSCVSAMQEYEEQLKENPGEGKGPGKRRGPTIKISGVQVNVKSIIQHEEEFEMLHKSIPADPEERKKYRLTCRVKAAHFDVDWGVEEDSRLLVGIYEHGYGNWELIKTDPELKLSDKILPVETDKKPQGKQLQTRVDYLLKLLKKDLDKKENMKDGEEGKLKKRKPRVKKENKAPKVKDEHGNELSSPRHSDNQSEEGEVKEDGLDKSPVKKKQKKKENKENKEKQTSSKKEKESDKEKKKTKDKKEKPKGGEAKSGSKGKRSQGPVHITAGSEPIPIGEDEDDDLDQETFSICKERMRPVKKALKQLDKPDKGLTVQEQLEHTRNCLLKIGDRISECLKAYTDQDHIKLWRRNLWIFVSKFTEFDARKLHKLYKMAHKKRSQEEEEQKKKEDTSSMKKPFRPEPSGSSRDSVMSQSHVPHNPHSQKIHMPPSHTQQQMHGHPRDNYGHPNKRHFSNTDRGDWQRDRKFNYGGNSNQMWGGERHHQYEQHWYKDHHYGDRRSRGDPHRSSGNYRPNNLSRKRPYEQYNSDRDHRGHRDYYDRHHHESKRRRSDDFRPQNYHQQDFRRMSDHRPPMGYHGQGPSDHYRSFHTDKLGDYKQPLPPSHPAVSDPRSPPSQKSPHDSKSPLDHRSPLDRSLEQKNNPDYNWNIRKA; encoded by the exons ATGag ttCGGCAAAGGCCAGGCTCGCCTGCACTGTGCCGGCGACGTCACACCCACCTCAGACCTCCGCTGCACACCCCACTGCCCTCTTAGGGGCTCAG GCAAGTAGCGAATCTGAAAATGAGAGCCCAAAAAGAAGACGTCAGAAGCAGTTGAAAAGAAA aattaaatggaaaagagaggtctctgctggagaggaggatgaagatggAGGGGAGCAAGGCACTAGTGGAGAGAGTGAGCCTGAACCgaagaaaattaaagcaagAAGACCTGTCCAAAGGAG AACAGTGGCCAAAACTGGTGTTAAAAAGCCCCACAAAGTCCAGcgtgggaagagaaagaaaccaGACTCATCTGAAGATGACGATGACGACGAAGACGATGAGACCCCCAAGAGACAAACTCGACGAAGAGCAGCCAAAAATGTCAG TTACAAAGAAGATGATGATTTTGAGACAGATTCTGATGACCTGATAGAGATGACTGGGGAAGGAGCTGATGAACAGCAAGACAACAGTGAAACTATTGAGAAAGTCTTGGACATCAggcttggaaaaaaaggag CCATTGGTGCTTCCACCACCGTTTATGCGACCGAAGCCAACGGCAACCCCAGCGCGGACTTCGATCCTGAAAAGGATGAGGGGGAAGTTCAGTACCTGATCAAATGGAAAGGCTGGTCATACATCCACAGCACCTGGGAGAGCGAAGAGTccttgcagcagcagaaagtgAAGGGCCTgaaaaagctagaaaacttcaagaaaaaagaggaggagatcAAGCAATG GCTGGGCAAAGTATCACCTGAAGATGTGGAATATTTCAACTGCCAACAAGAGCTGGCTTCAGAGCTGAACAAACAGTATCAAATAGTGGAGAGAGTAATTG CTGTGAAGACCAGCAAGTCTGCCACGGGACATTCGGATTTCCCAG CAAACAGTCGCAAAACATCCTCAAATGACCCCGAATACCTGTGTAAGTGGATGGGGCTTCCCTATGCTGAGTGCAGCTGGGAAGATGAGGCTCTGATAAGCAAAAAATTTCAGCACTGCATCGACAGCTTCAACAGTCGGAACAACTCCAAAACAATTCCCACCCGGGACTGCAAG GTGTTGAAGCAGAGACCGAGGTTTGTTGCCTTGAAGAAGCAGCCGTCGTACATCGGCGGTGAGAACCTGGAGCTGCGGGATTACCAGCTGGAGGGCCTCAACTGGCTCGCTCACTCCTGGTGCAA gaACAACAGCGTGATCCTGGCTGACGAAATGGGACTGGGCAAGACGATTCAGACAATATCATTCCTGTCATACCTGTTCCATCAGCACCAGCTCTATGGCCCTTTCCTGGTGGTCGTGCCCTTGTCCACTCTCACCTCGTGGCAGAGGGAGTTTGAAGTGTGGGCGCCCGAGATAAACGTGGTGGTTTACATTGGAGACCTCATGAGCAGGAACATG ATACGTGAATATGAGTGGATTCATTCTCAGTCTAAAAGATTGAAATTTAATGCACTTATCACAACATATGAGATCCTCCTCAAGGATAAG ACTGTTTTGGGAAGTATTAACTGGGCCTTTCTAGGCGTGGATGAAGCCCATCGGTTGAAAAATGATGACTCTTTGCTGTACAAAACATTGATTGATTTCAAGTCCAACCACAGGCTGCTGATCACCGGCACCCCGCTTCAAAATTCACTCAAGGAGCTCTGGTCTCTGCTGCATTTCATCATGCCAGAGAA GTTTGAGTTCTGGGAGGATTTTGAAGAGGATCATGGGAAAGGTAGAGAGAACGGCTACCAAAGCCTTCACAAAGTCCTGGAGCCTTTTCTCCTACGAAGAGTGAAGAAGGATGTGGAGAAATCTTTGCCAGCCAAAGTGGAACAGATCCTCCGGGTGGAAATGTCTGCTCTGCAGAAACAGTATTACAA GTGGATTTTGACAAGAAACTACAAAGCTCTTTCAAAGGGAACAAGGGGAAGCACATCTGGTTTCCTGAACATTGTGATGGAATTGAAAAAGTGCTGCAACCATTGCTACCTTATCAAACCTCCTGAGGAAAACGAGAGAGAGAATGGCCTTGAGACCCTGCAG TCTCTGGTCAGGAGCAGTGGAAAGCTAATTCTCTTGGACAAGCTGCTGACCAGGCTGCGGGAGAGAGGCAACAGAGTGCTGATCTTCTCCCAGATGGTGAGGATGCTGGACATCCTGGCAGAGTACCTGACTATCAAACACTACCCTTTTCAG CGCTTGGACGGCTCGATCAAGGGGGAGATCCGAAAGCAGGCGCTGGATCACTTCAACGCCGACGGCTCCGAG gaCTTCTGTTTCTTGTTGTCAACACGAGCTGGAGGGCTTGGGATTAATTTGGCCTCTGCTGATACTGTTGTTATCTTTGACTCGGACTGGAACCCCCAAAATGATCTTCAGGCTCAGGCCCGAGCTCACCGGATTGGACAAAAGAAGCAG GTGAATATTTACCGCCTGGTCACAAAGGGGACAGTGGAGGAGGAGATCATTGAGAGAGCCAAGAAGAAAATGGTGCTGGATCATTTGGTTATCCAGCGTATGGACACCACTGGCCGGACTGTTCTGGACAACAACTCTGGGAGATCCAA CTCAAATCCTTTCAACAAAGAGGAGCTGACAGCTATTCTGAAGTTTGGAGCAGAAGATCTCTTCAAGGAGCTTGAAGGGGAAGAGTCAGAGCCTCAG GAGATGGACATCGATGAGATTCTGCGTCTGGCTGAAACACGGGAGAATGAAGTGTCCACCAGTGCCACTGACGAGCTCCTCTCCCAGTTCAAG GTCGCCAACTTTGCAACCatggaggaggaagagacagAGCTGGATGAGCGGTCCCAGAAGGACTGGGATGATATCATTCcagaggaacagaggaaaaaggtggaggaggaagaaaggcagaaagagttGGAGGAAATCTACATGCTGCCTCGAATCCGGAGCTCAACTAAAAAG GCTCAGACAAATGACAGTGAATCAGATGCAGAAACTAAGAGAAGGCTGCAGAGATCATCTGGATCAGAAAGCGAGACTGACGACACCGATGACGAGAAGAGACCAAAGCGCAGGGGACGTCCTCGGAGTGTTAGAAAAGACACTGTGGAAGGATTTACTGATGCTGAAATCAGGAG gtttATCAAGGCTTACAAGAAGTTTGGATTGCCTCTTGAAAG gtTGGAGTGTATTGCCCGAGATGCTGAGCTGGTGGATAAATCTGTGGCTGATCTGAAACGTTTAGGGGAGCTCATCCACAACAGCTGTGTGTCAGCAATGCAAGAAtacgaggagcagctgaaagaaaatcCAGGGGAAG GGAAAGGACCTGGAAAAAGACGAGGTCCTACTATCAAGATTTCTGGTGTCCAAGTCAACGTGAAATCCATCATCCAGCACGAAGAGGAGTTTGAAATGCTGCATAAATCCATTCCTGCAGAtccagaggaaaggaagaa GTACCGCCTGACGTGCCGTGTCAAAGCTGCTCATTTTGATGTAGACTGGGGAGTGGAGGAGGATTCTCGCTTGTTAGTGGGAATTTACGAGCATGGTTATGGAAACTGGGAGCTAATTAAAACAGATCCGGAATTGAAGTTATCTGATAAG ATCCTACCTGTTGAGACAGATAAGAAACCTCAGGGAAAACAGCTCCAGACCCGCGTTGATTATCTACTGAAACTGCTGAAGAAAGACCtggacaagaaagaaaacatgaaagatgGGGAAGAG GGCAAGCTAAAGAAGAGGAAACCACgagtaaagaaagagaacaaggcTCCCAAAGTCAAAGATGAGCATGGGAATGAACTCTCCTCTCCTCGGCACTCGGACAACCAGTCAGAAGAAGGTGAAGTCAAG GAGGATGGCTTGGACAAGAGCCCggtgaaaaagaaacagaagaagaaagagaacaaagagaacaaggaaaagcagacatcctctaagaaagaaaaggaaagtgataaagagaaaaagaaaacaaaagacaagaaagagaaG CCTAAAGGTGGAGAGGCCAAATCTGGGAGCAAAGGGAAGAGATCACAAGGTCCTGTCCACATTACTGCAGGGAGTGAACCGATCCCCATTGGCGAAGATGAGGATGATGATCTGGACCAAGAAACATTCAGCATA TGCAAGGAAAGGATGAGACCAGTCAAAAAAGCACTGAAGCAGCTTGATAAGCCTGATAAAGGACTGACAGTTCAAGAACAGCTGGAGCACACACGCAACTGCCTCCTAAAAATTGGTGATCGCATCTCTGAGTGCCTTAAAGCCTACACTGACCAGGATCACATCAAGCTATGGAGAAG GAACCTATGGATATTTGTGTCAAAATTCACAGAATTCGATGCCAGAAAACTACACAAACTCTACAAGATGGCTCATAAGAAAAGATCACAGGAAGAAGAG gagcagaaaaagaaggaggacACGTCCAGCATGAAGAAGCCGTTCCGCCCAGAGCCTTCAGGCTCCAGCCGCGATTCCGTGATGTCCCAGTCTCACGTGCCTCACAATCCTCATTCCCAGAAGATCCATATGCCCCCTTCCCACACCCAGCAGCAGATGCACGGGCACCCACGTGACAACTATGGCCACCCAAACAAGAGACACTTCAGCAACACAG ATCGGGGAGACTGGCAGAGGGATCGAAAGTTCAACTATGGTGGCAACAGCAACCAGatgtggggtggggagaggcaCCACCAGTACGAGCAGCACTGGTACAAGGACCACCACTACGGGGACCGGCGGTCGCGAGGGGATCCCCACCGGAGCTCCGGGAACTACAGACCAAACAACCTCTCCCGCAAGAGGCCGTACGAGCAGTACAACAGCGACCGAGACCACAGGGGCCACCGAGACTATTATGACAG GCACCACCACGAGTCCAAGCGTCGACGATCCGATGACTTCAGGCCTCAGAACTACCACCAGCAGGATTTCCGACGGATGTCTGATCACAGGCCGCCCATGGGATACCATGGCCAAGGACCTTCGGACCACTACAGGTCCTTCCACACAGACAAACTGGGAGATTACAAACAGCCCCTCCCTCCATCTCACCCTGCAGTGTCGGACCCTCGCTCTCCCCCCTCTCAGAAATCCCCCCATGATTCCAAGTCACCTCTCGATCACAGGTCACCTCTGGATAGGTCATTGGAACAGAAAAACAATCCAGATTATAACTGGAACATTCGGAAAGCATAA